The Roseateles sp. XES5 genome window below encodes:
- the mprF gene encoding bifunctional lysylphosphatidylglycerol flippase/synthetase MprF, with the protein MSDEVSVVTEDRASRIVQFFLTYRLYILGAASLFVFALVAFGLYRLTAEVRYDEVLDALSQTSWSAIALAAIFTGLSFLALIFYDCNALDHVGRKTAFPSVAVTAFMAYAVGNTVGFGPLSGGAIRFRAYSRLGLSPGEIARVIAFVTLSFGLGLLSVSALATLAVAPRVAGILGIDALWLRVIALVILVALFAVFYAGRNGRTVGIGSLRLSLPDSRTVSRQFLVSAMDIAAAASVLYVLLPQTHVGWPAFLAVYAVAIGFGVLSHVPAGLGVFEAVIMAGLSNAIGIDQLLGSLVLYRLIYYVLPLLLATVLLLITEMRQLALRPGVAEAAQLAGKLAPALIATLSLVLGAMLIFSSVVPTPDSDLDFLSNYLPLPIVEGAHFLSSLLGLLLIVAARGLGQRLDGAWWVALAGASVAFAFAFLKAVAVFEAALLALFIVALLANVRAFDRHSSLFKQALGPSWLAAIAVILVTAFVILLFVYRDTDYAHELWWQFEFSEEAPRGLRALLGLSIAASALALFSLLRPAHFRTDGASAAELEQAVAITMAQDMADANLVRMGDKRLLFSPSGKSYIMYGIHGRSWIALADPVGLEEEFSELVWQFVGAARAGGGRAAFYQISPLLLAACADVGLRAFKLGELAVVDLARFEMKGSRFANLRQSHSRGLREGLVFSVVLPDALGTLVADLRAVSDGWLAHHNAKEKTFSLGAFEEGYVLSQPVAVVRLDDRIVAFATLMVTDTRAEATVDLMRFAGDAPKGTMDFLFASILEYLKAEGYRQFNLGMAPLSGMARREAAPVWDRVGGALFEHGERFYNFKGLRAFKSKFHPRWEPRYLAVSNGTGAALALMDVTFLIGGGVKGVISK; encoded by the coding sequence ATGTCGGATGAAGTCAGTGTGGTTACCGAGGATCGGGCGTCACGTATTGTCCAGTTTTTCCTGACATATCGGCTCTACATCCTCGGCGCGGCAAGCCTTTTCGTTTTTGCGCTCGTGGCCTTCGGCCTCTACCGGCTCACTGCGGAGGTGCGCTACGACGAGGTTCTGGACGCGCTTTCCCAGACTTCCTGGAGCGCGATCGCGCTTGCCGCAATTTTCACCGGCCTCAGTTTTCTGGCGCTGATCTTCTACGATTGCAACGCGCTCGATCATGTCGGCCGCAAGACGGCCTTTCCCTCTGTCGCCGTGACGGCCTTCATGGCCTACGCGGTCGGCAATACGGTGGGTTTCGGCCCGCTCAGCGGCGGGGCGATCCGCTTTCGTGCCTATTCGCGGCTTGGCCTTTCGCCCGGCGAGATCGCGCGGGTCATCGCCTTTGTCACGCTGTCCTTCGGGCTGGGCCTGCTCTCCGTCAGCGCGCTCGCCACCCTTGCCGTCGCGCCGCGCGTCGCCGGCATCCTCGGCATTGACGCCCTGTGGCTTCGGGTCATCGCGCTTGTCATCCTCGTCGCGTTGTTCGCCGTGTTCTATGCCGGCCGCAATGGCCGGACGGTGGGCATCGGCAGCCTTCGCCTGAGCCTGCCGGACAGCCGCACGGTCTCCCGCCAGTTCCTCGTTTCGGCCATGGATATCGCCGCCGCCGCGTCGGTGCTCTATGTCCTTCTGCCGCAAACCCATGTCGGCTGGCCGGCGTTCCTCGCCGTCTATGCGGTGGCGATCGGGTTCGGCGTACTCAGCCATGTACCCGCCGGCCTCGGCGTCTTCGAGGCGGTCATCATGGCCGGGCTCTCCAATGCCATCGGCATCGACCAGTTGCTCGGCAGCCTCGTGCTCTACCGGCTGATCTACTATGTGCTGCCGCTGCTGCTGGCGACCGTTCTGCTGCTGATCACGGAGATGCGCCAACTTGCGCTGCGGCCGGGCGTGGCGGAAGCCGCGCAGCTTGCCGGCAAGCTCGCCCCGGCGCTGATCGCGACGCTCTCGCTCGTGCTCGGCGCCATGCTGATCTTTTCGAGCGTCGTGCCGACGCCGGATTCCGACCTCGATTTCCTGTCGAATTATCTGCCGCTGCCCATCGTCGAGGGCGCGCATTTCCTGTCGAGCCTGCTCGGGCTGCTTCTGATCGTCGCCGCGCGCGGCCTCGGCCAGCGGCTGGACGGGGCTTGGTGGGTGGCGCTTGCGGGCGCTTCGGTCGCCTTTGCCTTCGCGTTCCTGAAGGCCGTCGCGGTGTTCGAGGCGGCATTGCTGGCGCTCTTCATCGTCGCGCTTCTTGCCAATGTCCGCGCCTTCGACCGGCACAGTTCGCTGTTCAAGCAGGCGCTCGGGCCGTCCTGGCTCGCGGCGATCGCGGTGATCCTCGTGACGGCCTTCGTCATCCTGCTTTTCGTATACCGCGATACGGACTATGCGCACGAACTCTGGTGGCAGTTCGAATTTTCCGAGGAGGCGCCGCGCGGCTTGCGCGCCCTGCTCGGTCTTTCCATCGCCGCTTCGGCGCTCGCCCTCTTCAGCCTGCTGCGGCCGGCGCATTTTCGCACCGACGGCGCAAGTGCGGCGGAGCTGGAACAGGCGGTCGCGATCACCATGGCACAGGACATGGCGGACGCCAATCTCGTGCGCATGGGTGACAAGCGGCTGTTGTTCTCCCCCTCCGGCAAATCCTATATCATGTACGGCATCCACGGCCGGTCCTGGATCGCGCTTGCCGACCCGGTCGGGCTGGAGGAGGAGTTTTCCGAACTTGTCTGGCAATTCGTCGGCGCGGCGCGGGCCGGCGGCGGGCGCGCGGCCTTCTACCAGATCTCGCCGCTCCTGCTGGCGGCCTGCGCGGATGTCGGGCTTCGCGCCTTCAAACTCGGTGAACTGGCGGTCGTCGATCTCGCCCGTTTCGAGATGAAGGGCAGCCGCTTCGCCAATCTGCGCCAGTCCCATAGCCGAGGCCTGCGCGAGGGGCTCGTCTTTTCGGTCGTGCTGCCGGACGCGCTCGGCACGCTCGTCGCCGATCTCCGGGCCGTCTCGGATGGCTGGCTCGCCCATCACAATGCCAAGGAAAAGACCTTCTCGCTCGGCGCCTTCGAAGAAGGCTACGTGCTGTCGCAGCCGGTCGCCGTGGTGCGGCTGGATGACCGCATCGTCGCCTTCGCCACGCTGATGGTGACGGACACCCGGGCGGAGGCGACGGTGGACCTGATGCGTTTTGCCGGGGATGCCCCGAAGGGCACGATGGATTTCCTCTTCGCCAGCATTCTCGAATATCTGAAGGCGGAAGGCTACCGGCAGTTCAACCTCGGCATGGCGCCGCTTTCCGGCATGGCCCGGCGCGAGGCGGCGCCGGTCTGGGACCGGGTCGGCGGCGCGCTGTTCGAGCACGGCGAGCGCTTCTACAATTTCAAGGGCCTGCGTGCCTTCAAGTCGAAGTTCCACCCCCGCTGGGAGCCGCGTTATCTTGCTGTCTCCAACGGTACGGGGGCCGCGCTCGCCTTGATGGACGTGACCTTCCTCATCGGCGGTGGTGTCAAGGGAGTGATTTCCAAATGA
- a CDS encoding ABC transporter permease → MTGSFFHSLRRLFRNRAILFGAIILVLVLLAAVLAPWIAPYAPNKLSIVNKLKAPSLAHVFGTDEFGRDIFSRAIYAGRISLLVSLGVVCISTVLGVILGVAAGFFRKLDTPISRLLDAMMSFPDILLAIALVAALGPSLTTVILALGITYAPRLARIVRGSTLVLRELPYIEAAVAMGLPTWQILLRHVLLNLASPILVQATFVFASAMLAEASLSFLGVGVSTDMPTWGTMLASGREYMNNAPWLMIFPGLAIVFSVLALQLLGDGLRDLVDPRLAKES, encoded by the coding sequence ATGACCGGTTCTTTCTTCCACTCCCTGCGCCGCCTCTTCCGTAACCGCGCCATCCTGTTCGGGGCGATCATTCTCGTCCTCGTGCTGCTGGCCGCCGTCCTTGCGCCGTGGATTGCGCCCTATGCGCCGAACAAGCTGTCGATCGTCAACAAGCTGAAGGCGCCGTCGCTGGCGCATGTCTTCGGGACGGACGAGTTCGGCCGCGACATCTTCTCCCGCGCCATCTATGCGGGCCGGATCTCGCTGCTCGTCAGCCTCGGCGTCGTCTGCATCTCCACCGTGCTGGGCGTCATTCTCGGCGTCGCTGCCGGCTTCTTCCGCAAGCTCGATACGCCGATCTCCCGGCTACTCGACGCCATGATGTCCTTCCCGGATATCCTGCTTGCCATCGCGCTGGTCGCCGCTCTCGGACCGTCGCTGACGACGGTCATCCTGGCGCTCGGCATCACCTATGCGCCGCGCCTTGCCCGCATCGTGCGCGGCTCGACGCTGGTGCTGCGGGAACTGCCCTATATCGAGGCGGCCGTCGCCATGGGCCTGCCGACCTGGCAGATCCTGCTGCGCCACGTGCTGCTCAACCTCGCCTCGCCGATCCTCGTGCAGGCCACCTTCGTCTTCGCCTCGGCGATGCTGGCCGAAGCAAGCCTCTCTTTCCTCGGTGTCGGCGTCTCCACCGACATGCCGACCTGGGGCACGATGCTCGCCTCCGGCCGTGAATACATGAACAATGCCCCCTGGCTGATGATCTTCCCGGGCCTCGCCATCGTCTTCTCCGTCCTTGCCCTGCAACTGCTCGGCGACGGTCTGCGCGATCTGGTCGATCCGCGTCTTGCGAAGGAAAGCTGA
- a CDS encoding VOC family protein, translating to MKIVTSLSFQGQCHEAFTFYAKVLGGKITAAFPYGEAPPGMPITDPKYKDWLMHCWLEVGDQALMGADMDSAWAPNIEKPKNGFDVTLHTADKAEAQRWYNALSEGGRQIMPFSETFWSPGFGSLIDRFGVPWMINSIPSADWQPSQG from the coding sequence ATGAAGATCGTAACGAGCCTGAGCTTTCAGGGGCAGTGCCACGAAGCCTTCACGTTTTACGCCAAAGTCCTGGGTGGCAAGATCACCGCTGCCTTTCCCTATGGCGAAGCCCCGCCCGGAATGCCGATCACCGATCCGAAATACAAGGACTGGCTGATGCATTGCTGGCTGGAGGTTGGCGATCAGGCCCTGATGGGAGCGGATATGGATTCCGCCTGGGCGCCCAATATCGAGAAACCGAAGAACGGGTTCGATGTGACGCTGCACACGGCTGACAAGGCCGAGGCGCAGCGTTGGTACAATGCGCTTTCCGAAGGCGGCCGGCAGATCATGCCGTTCAGCGAGACCTTCTGGTCTCCGGGCTTCGGCTCGCTGATCGACCGTTTCGGCGTGCCATGGATGATCAACAGCATCCCCTCTGCCGACTGGCAGCCTTCGCAGGGATAA
- a CDS encoding methyl-accepting chemotaxis protein yields MRVVDISIRKRLWTAVALPMLAAGYLAYAQSSDRFQTYNEMREIVTVSQEMVVLSDIVHSLQVERGLTAGFLGSRGANNRVELQSARAASDAATGRFAAAMDNLGAIADAEIAAHGTQFSAQLSALADMRGSVDTLAAAGGDVFTTYSNAIGTIVDLAGDLSKLTGDAAIAQRMAAYVEVMQAKEMAGQERALGNGFIVAGHMEPARFERFTSLAGMQDALVRSAFSAQGAAERTRYETLLDGASGDVATFRTRLTSGGASAELAGLESARWFAAATKRIEAMKEIENGALKDIGAMAAATADAAYRSFLLLVSLCLTGGLLMVGLSGLMAMTVVRPIGTMVGAMRRLASGDLDFASIATGRKDEIGAMEQAVEVFHAAAIRNRELEATEAGRRVRAERERVEMQRAAEAEAKTRLVNATSTFAASMRRLAAGDMACELHHPLDPHFETLRSDFNGAVRQLRETLLSVGHSVATVTGGSQEISSASDDLSRRTEQQAASLEETAAALEEITANVSATSKRATEARDMVRHARGKADASGKVVQDAVLAMERIDHAARKIGDIIGVIDGIADQTNLLALNAAIEAARAGQHGKGFAVVADEVRELAQRSAKAAREIKELIGNSEDAVGEGVRLVSDTGAGLGEINDLVQAVNQHMEAIATAAQEQSAGLLQINTAVNHMDQATQQNAAMVEEMNAAGAALAQESANLKGLLVQFQLDEPQRQQRYASAA; encoded by the coding sequence ATGCGTGTGGTCGACATTTCCATCAGAAAACGTCTCTGGACGGCGGTAGCCTTGCCGATGCTGGCGGCGGGCTATCTGGCCTATGCCCAGAGCTCCGACCGGTTCCAGACCTATAACGAGATGCGCGAGATCGTCACGGTCAGCCAGGAAATGGTCGTGCTCAGCGATATCGTGCACAGCCTGCAGGTCGAACGTGGATTGACCGCCGGCTTCCTCGGTTCGCGCGGCGCGAACAATCGGGTGGAACTGCAAAGCGCCCGGGCGGCCTCCGATGCCGCGACGGGCCGCTTCGCCGCCGCGATGGACAATCTCGGCGCCATCGCGGATGCGGAGATTGCCGCGCACGGTACGCAGTTTTCTGCGCAACTGTCGGCGCTTGCGGACATGCGCGGCTCGGTCGATACGCTTGCCGCTGCGGGCGGCGATGTCTTCACGACCTACAGCAATGCCATCGGCACCATCGTCGATCTTGCCGGCGACCTCTCGAAGCTGACAGGCGATGCCGCCATCGCCCAACGCATGGCCGCCTATGTCGAGGTCATGCAGGCCAAGGAAATGGCCGGGCAGGAGCGCGCGCTCGGCAACGGCTTTATCGTTGCCGGTCATATGGAGCCGGCCCGTTTCGAGCGGTTCACCAGCCTTGCGGGCATGCAGGATGCGCTTGTCCGCTCCGCCTTTTCGGCTCAGGGCGCGGCCGAGCGCACGCGTTATGAAACGTTGCTTGACGGTGCCTCCGGTGACGTTGCGACCTTCCGCACCCGCCTGACATCCGGCGGGGCAAGCGCTGAGCTTGCCGGGCTGGAAAGCGCGCGCTGGTTCGCTGCCGCGACGAAGCGCATAGAGGCGATGAAGGAGATCGAGAACGGCGCGCTGAAGGATATCGGCGCCATGGCGGCGGCGACGGCCGATGCCGCCTATCGCAGCTTCTTGCTTCTCGTCTCGCTCTGCCTCACCGGTGGCCTGCTGATGGTCGGCCTTTCGGGCCTGATGGCAATGACGGTCGTGCGTCCGATCGGCACCATGGTCGGGGCCATGCGGCGCCTTGCCTCCGGCGATCTCGATTTCGCGTCCATCGCGACGGGCCGCAAGGACGAGATCGGCGCCATGGAACAGGCCGTGGAGGTTTTCCACGCCGCGGCGATCCGCAACCGGGAGCTGGAAGCCACCGAGGCCGGACGGCGCGTGCGGGCCGAGCGGGAGCGTGTCGAGATGCAGCGCGCCGCCGAGGCGGAAGCCAAGACGCGGCTCGTGAACGCGACCTCCACCTTTGCCGCCAGCATGCGGCGCCTTGCCGCGGGTGACATGGCCTGTGAACTGCATCATCCGCTTGATCCGCATTTCGAGACCTTGCGATCGGATTTCAACGGCGCCGTCCGGCAGCTTCGGGAAACGCTGCTGAGCGTCGGCCATTCGGTCGCGACCGTCACCGGCGGTTCGCAGGAGATCTCCTCGGCTTCCGACGATCTTTCCCGCCGCACCGAGCAACAGGCCGCTTCGCTGGAAGAGACGGCCGCTGCCCTCGAAGAGATCACCGCCAATGTCTCGGCGACGTCGAAACGCGCCACGGAGGCGCGCGACATGGTGCGCCATGCCCGTGGCAAGGCCGATGCGTCCGGCAAGGTCGTGCAGGATGCCGTGCTCGCCATGGAGCGGATCGACCATGCCGCGCGCAAGATCGGCGACATCATCGGTGTCATCGACGGCATTGCCGACCAGACCAATCTGCTGGCCCTGAACGCCGCCATCGAGGCGGCACGCGCCGGCCAGCACGGCAAGGGTTTCGCTGTCGTCGCCGACGAGGTGCGCGAGCTTGCGCAGCGCTCCGCAAAGGCTGCGCGCGAGATCAAGGAACTGATCGGCAATTCGGAAGATGCCGTCGGTGAGGGCGTGCGTCTCGTCAGCGACACCGGGGCCGGGCTCGGCGAGATCAACGATCTCGTGCAAGCCGTCAACCAGCACATGGAGGCGATTGCGACCGCGGCGCAGGAACAGTCCGCCGGGTTGCTGCAGATCAACACCGCCGTCAATCATATGGACCAGGCGACCCAGCAGAATGCCGCGATGGTGGAAGAGATGAACGCCGCTGGCGCGGCACTGGCGCAGGAAAGCGCCAATCTCAAGGGGCTGCTCGTCCAGTTCCAGCTCGATGAACCGCAGAGGCAGCAGCGCTACGCCAGCGCCGCCTGA
- a CDS encoding AcvB/VirJ family lysyl-phosphatidylglycerol hydrolase, which translates to MKVLSCLAAAGLLLSTMSVTAVAAEPAQAFTTGMIPSGHILLPEGEPEASVVLISDAAGWGADEETAAAALTDKGAAVIGIDFPSYLKALQADDGDCVYMVSDVESLAHQVQRAGGATRYSPPIVAGIGEGGALALAMIAQSPAATLGEAIAVDPEAGIPLDKVLCTPASKTKADGRTVYGLTDGALPAPVTVLFTGKAPQAGRDHLATLKQAHADIDARDVDTSATDALSQALADRVDAAGDADTPLGLPLTVLKAKPAFDTMAIVYSGDGGWRDIDKEVAGALQLRGIPVVGVDSLRYFWSERKPQETADDLGRIIDAFRKEWGVEHVLLVGYSFGADILPATYNLLTPEDRKRVPQVTLMALSRQVDYEISVTGWLGVAGAGAGGDPVNDIAKIDARNVQCIYGSDEDDDPCPTLKASGVESISIDGGHHFDGDYEALAGRIIDGLKRRLGG; encoded by the coding sequence ATGAAGGTTCTGTCCTGTCTTGCAGCTGCCGGACTGCTGCTTTCCACAATGTCCGTTACAGCCGTCGCCGCGGAGCCGGCGCAGGCGTTTACGACCGGCATGATCCCCTCCGGCCATATCCTCCTGCCGGAAGGCGAGCCGGAGGCGAGCGTCGTCCTGATTTCCGATGCCGCAGGCTGGGGGGCAGACGAAGAGACCGCGGCGGCTGCGCTGACGGACAAGGGCGCGGCCGTCATCGGCATCGATTTTCCAAGCTATCTGAAGGCCTTGCAGGCGGACGACGGAGACTGCGTCTATATGGTCTCCGATGTCGAGTCGCTCGCCCATCAGGTCCAGCGCGCGGGCGGCGCGACGCGCTACAGCCCGCCCATCGTCGCCGGTATCGGTGAAGGTGGCGCGCTGGCGCTCGCCATGATCGCGCAAAGCCCGGCCGCAACGCTGGGCGAGGCCATCGCCGTCGATCCCGAGGCCGGCATCCCGCTCGACAAGGTTCTCTGCACGCCGGCCTCCAAGACGAAGGCGGACGGTCGCACGGTCTATGGTCTCACCGACGGGGCGTTACCGGCGCCCGTCACCGTCTTGTTCACGGGCAAGGCTCCGCAGGCCGGACGTGATCATCTCGCGACGCTGAAGCAGGCCCATGCCGATATCGACGCACGCGACGTCGATACATCAGCGACGGACGCGCTGTCCCAGGCGCTTGCCGATCGGGTGGATGCGGCCGGCGATGCCGATACGCCGCTCGGCCTGCCGCTGACCGTGCTGAAGGCAAAGCCCGCCTTCGATACGATGGCCATCGTCTATTCCGGCGATGGTGGCTGGCGCGACATCGACAAGGAGGTCGCCGGGGCGTTGCAGCTGCGCGGCATTCCCGTCGTGGGCGTGGATTCGCTGCGTTACTTCTGGTCGGAGCGCAAGCCGCAGGAGACGGCGGACGATCTCGGGCGCATCATCGACGCCTTCCGCAAGGAGTGGGGTGTCGAACATGTGCTGCTCGTCGGCTACTCCTTCGGCGCGGACATCCTGCCGGCGACCTACAATTTGCTGACGCCGGAGGACAGGAAACGCGTGCCGCAGGTGACGCTGATGGCGCTCTCCCGCCAGGTCGATTACGAGATTTCGGTGACGGGCTGGCTGGGCGTTGCCGGCGCCGGCGCGGGGGGCGATCCGGTCAATGACATCGCAAAGATCGACGCCAGGAACGTGCAGTGCATCTACGGCAGCGACGAGGACGACGATCCCTGCCCGACGCTGAAAGCCTCCGGCGTGGAATCGATCAGCATCGATGGTGGCCACCATTTCGATGGGGATTACGAAGCGCTTGCGGGACGCATCATCGATGGTCTGAAGCGGCGGCTCGGTGGGTAA
- a CDS encoding Xaa-Pro peptidase family protein: MSWQHPVPRITEAERQERLSNLRRLIEANGLTGMLLGPSESLRYFTGLVWHASERFLGALVTPTTLYYIVPGFERSRVETLPHLAADIVEWQEEESSAALIARLLGDKGVLALDDAMPLYFYNALATKLGAERLRDGGPLLNGLRRLKSPAEIALIQYAMNLTLDVHRQVHAMLEPGMRASDVVKFIDQQHRVAGASGGSTFCIVSFGAATSLPHGADGDQVLGEDDVILVDTGCRIDGYHSDLTRTYKLTSGDSAFEDAWAIERAAQEAVFAAARLGAPCSSLDDAARAVLGKHGLGPDYRLPGLPHRAGHGLGLQIHEEPYIVRGNATPLAAGMCFSNEPMLVFPDKFGIRLEDHIYMAADGARWFTEPSRGPTDPFGES; this comes from the coding sequence ATGTCTTGGCAGCACCCCGTTCCCCGGATCACCGAGGCCGAAAGGCAGGAGCGCCTTTCCAACCTGCGCCGTCTGATCGAGGCCAACGGGCTTACCGGAATGTTGCTCGGGCCGAGTGAGAGCCTGCGCTATTTCACGGGCCTCGTCTGGCATGCCAGCGAACGCTTCCTGGGCGCGCTCGTGACGCCGACGACGCTCTACTACATCGTGCCGGGTTTCGAACGGAGCCGTGTCGAGACCCTGCCCCACCTTGCTGCCGATATTGTCGAATGGCAGGAAGAGGAAAGCAGCGCAGCGCTCATCGCCCGCCTGCTCGGTGACAAGGGCGTGCTGGCGCTCGACGATGCGATGCCGCTCTATTTCTACAACGCGCTGGCCACAAAGCTCGGCGCGGAGAGGTTGCGGGACGGTGGGCCGCTCCTCAACGGTCTTCGCCGCCTCAAGTCGCCGGCCGAAATCGCGCTCATCCAATATGCCATGAACCTCACGCTCGATGTGCACCGGCAGGTCCACGCCATGCTCGAGCCGGGCATGCGCGCCTCCGATGTCGTCAAGTTCATCGACCAGCAGCATCGCGTTGCCGGCGCATCCGGCGGTTCGACCTTCTGCATCGTGTCCTTCGGCGCGGCGACGTCGCTGCCACATGGCGCCGATGGCGATCAGGTGCTTGGCGAGGACGACGTTATCCTCGTCGATACCGGCTGCCGCATCGACGGCTACCATTCGGACCTTACGCGCACCTATAAGCTGACGTCCGGCGACAGTGCCTTTGAGGATGCCTGGGCGATCGAGCGGGCCGCACAGGAAGCGGTTTTCGCGGCGGCAAGGCTTGGCGCACCCTGCTCCAGCCTCGATGACGCGGCACGCGCCGTGCTCGGCAAGCACGGCCTTGGCCCCGACTACCGGCTGCCCGGCCTGCCGCATCGCGCCGGCCACGGCCTCGGGCTGCAGATCCACGAGGAGCCCTATATCGTGCGTGGCAATGCCACACCGCTTGCCGCGGGCATGTGTTTCTCAAACGAACCCATGCTGGTTTTTCCCGACAAATTCGGCATTCGCCTCGAAGACCACATCTATATGGCGGCGGACGGCGCGCGCTGGTTCACCGAGCCGTCCAGGGGGCCGACGGACCCATTCGGCGAGTCCTGA
- a CDS encoding ABC transporter ATP-binding protein yields the protein MTATDNASRPVLSVENLTTSFKTAEGWRAVIRNINLQVNAGETVAIVGESGSGKSVTALSTMRLLPAGRARCEGRILLEGRDLLQASEAEMRAVRGGTIGMIFQEPMTSLNPVFTIGNQVAEALVLHRDLSWSAAEAEALRLMERVRIPAAKSRLHEYPHQLSGGMRQRVMIAMALSCKPQLLIADEPTTALDVTIQAQILQLIRALQDEMQMGVVFITHDMGVVAEVADRVLVMYRGDMIETGATPDLFAAPKASYTKALLASIPRLGTMGDAAAPRRFPDVDPATGEASGGRVMEPVADDVKPLLTVDGLSVRFALPHGQIHAVENVSFDLRPGETLSLVGESGCGKSTTGRAIMRLVDPSNGSIVIDGQDVTKASSGTLRAMRRNTQIIFQDPFASLNPRITIGSAIAEPMLAHGLMGRKEAKERVAELLEQVGLPAAVATRHPHEFSGGQRQRISIARALALEPKFIVADEAVSALDVSVKAQVSNLLLDLQEKHRLAYLFISHDMAVVERVSHRVAVMFLGEIVEIGPRAAIFDNPQHSYTQRLISAVPIPDPARRGHQPPPLTEEIKSPLRPHGYVAPKRTYREVSPGHFVQEASMVAAA from the coding sequence ATGACTGCAACGGATAATGCAAGCCGGCCGGTGCTTTCGGTCGAAAACCTCACGACCTCCTTCAAGACCGCGGAAGGATGGCGTGCCGTCATCCGCAATATCAATCTGCAGGTGAATGCCGGGGAAACCGTCGCCATCGTCGGGGAATCCGGTTCGGGCAAGAGCGTCACCGCGCTCTCCACCATGCGTCTCCTGCCCGCCGGTCGGGCGCGCTGCGAGGGCCGTATCCTGCTCGAAGGCCGCGACCTCCTGCAGGCCAGCGAAGCCGAGATGCGCGCCGTGCGCGGCGGCACCATCGGCATGATCTTCCAGGAGCCGATGACCTCGCTCAATCCGGTCTTCACCATCGGCAACCAGGTCGCCGAGGCGCTGGTGCTTCACCGCGATCTCTCGTGGAGCGCGGCAGAGGCGGAGGCCCTGCGGCTGATGGAGCGCGTGCGCATTCCTGCGGCAAAGTCCCGTCTTCACGAATATCCGCACCAGCTCTCGGGCGGCATGCGCCAACGCGTGATGATCGCGATGGCCCTGTCCTGCAAGCCCCAGCTGCTGATTGCGGACGAGCCCACCACCGCCCTGGACGTGACCATCCAGGCGCAGATCCTGCAACTGATCCGCGCGCTGCAAGACGAGATGCAGATGGGCGTGGTCTTCATCACCCACGATATGGGCGTGGTGGCCGAGGTGGCCGACCGCGTGCTGGTGATGTACCGCGGCGATATGATCGAAACCGGCGCGACGCCAGACCTCTTTGCGGCCCCGAAGGCCTCCTATACCAAGGCGCTTCTCGCCTCCATTCCGCGCCTCGGCACGATGGGCGACGCGGCGGCGCCACGCCGTTTCCCCGATGTCGACCCGGCGACGGGCGAAGCGAGCGGCGGCCGGGTCATGGAGCCCGTCGCCGATGACGTTAAGCCGCTCCTTACGGTCGACGGGCTTTCCGTCCGTTTCGCCCTGCCGCATGGCCAGATCCATGCCGTCGAGAATGTCTCCTTCGATCTTCGGCCGGGCGAAACCCTGTCGCTGGTCGGTGAATCCGGCTGCGGCAAATCCACCACGGGCCGTGCGATCATGCGTCTTGTCGATCCGAGCAACGGCTCCATCGTCATCGACGGGCAGGATGTGACGAAAGCGAGCTCCGGGACGTTGCGCGCCATGCGCCGCAACACACAGATCATCTTCCAGGACCCCTTCGCCTCGCTGAACCCGCGCATCACCATCGGCTCGGCGATCGCCGAACCGATGCTGGCCCATGGCCTGATGGGCCGAAAGGAAGCGAAGGAGCGCGTGGCGGAATTGCTGGAGCAGGTCGGCCTGCCGGCGGCGGTGGCGACGCGCCATCCGCACGAATTCTCCGGCGGTCAGCGTCAACGCATTTCCATTGCCCGCGCGCTTGCGCTGGAGCCGAAATTCATCGTGGCGGACGAGGCGGTTTCCGCGCTCGACGTCTCGGTCAAGGCGCAGGTCTCCAATCTTCTGCTGGACCTTCAGGAGAAGCATCGTCTCGCCTATCTCTTCATTTCGCACGACATGGCGGTCGTGGAGCGCGTCAGCCACCGCGTCGCCGTCATGTTCCTTGGCGAGATCGTCGAGATCGGCCCGCGCGCCGCGATCTTCGACAATCCGCAGCATTCTTATACGCAACGTCTCATCTCGGCGGTGCCGATCCCGGATCCGGCTCGTCGCGGCCATCAGCCGCCGCCGCTCACCGAGGAAATCAAGAGCCCGCTGCGCCCGCACGGCTACGTCGCCCCCAAGCGGACTTATCGCGAGGTGTCGCCCGGCCATTTCGTGCAGGAGGCGAGCATGGTCGCCGCGGCATGA